The following are encoded together in the Phyllopteryx taeniolatus isolate TA_2022b chromosome 21, UOR_Ptae_1.2, whole genome shotgun sequence genome:
- the fkbp9 gene encoding LOW QUALITY PROTEIN: peptidyl-prolyl cis-trans isomerase FKBP9 (The sequence of the model RefSeq protein was modified relative to this genomic sequence to represent the inferred CDS: deleted 1 base in 1 codon), which produces MQRAADGFGCLAVLVALAACSAPLVPLDDIVIEKTFVPEKCARAVNPGDYVRYHYNGMFPDGKKFDSSYDRGSTYNVFVGKGQLIQGMDKALAGMCVNERRLVKIPPHLAYGKKGYGDIIPADAILHFDVLLLDVWNSEDGVQIDTYRTPAVCARKVEVSDYVRYHYNGTLLDGTLFDSSHTRMRTYDTYVGIGWLIAGMDRGLLGMCVGERRVITMPPSLAYGENGDGSDIPGQASLVFDVVLLDLHNPSDGIAITNRQVPEPCPRKSVEGDFVRYHYNGSLLDGTFFDSSYSRNRTYDTYVGRGYVIAGMDEGLLDVCMGERRTITVPPHLAYGEEGTGSKIPGSAVLVFDVHIVDFHNPSDGAAVTVASKPDACDKLTKKGDFVKYHYNATLMDGSPVDSTYNYGKTYNIVLGANQVVPGMEEGLLGMCVGERRHLIVPPHLGYGEQGVVDEVPGSAVLVFDVELIEMEDGLPEGYMFIWNEEVGGDLFTEMDKDKNEQVEPSEFSDYILRQVNEGKGRLAPGFDPQRIIDNMFNNQDRDGDGKITAAEFRLKADEAATHDEL; this is translated from the exons atgcagcGAGCCGCTGATGGGTTCGGATGTCTGGCGGTTTTGGTGGCGCTCGCCGCCTGCAGCGCGCCCCTGGTTCCGTTAGACGACATTGTGATCGAGAAGACTTTCGTGCCCGAGAAGTGCGCGCGCGCCGTCAACCCGGGCGACTACGTCCGGTACCACTACAACGGCATGTTCCCGGACGGCAAGAAGTTCGACTCCAG TTACGACCGCGGCAGCACCTACAACGTTTTCGTGGGCAAGGGGCAGCTGATCCAGGGCATGGACAAAGCTCTGGCGGGCATGTGCGTCAACGAGAGGCGGCTGGTCAAAATCCCGCCGCACCTCGCCTACGGGAAGAAGGGATACG GCGACATCATCCCGGCGGACGCCATCCTCCATTTCGACGTGCTGCTGCTGGACGTGTGGAACTCCGAGGACGGCGTGCAGATCGACACCTACCGCACCCCCGCCGTCTGCGCCCGCAAGGTGGAGGTGTCCGACTACGTGCGCTACCACTACAACGGCACGCTGCTCGACGGGACGCTTTTTGACTCCAG CCACACCCGCATGCGGACGTACGACACCTACGTGGGCATCGGCTGGCTGATCGCCGGCATGGACCGGGGCCTGCTGGGGATGTGCGTAGGCGAGAGGCGCGTCATCACCATGCCGCCATCGCTGGCGTACGGCGAGAACGGAGACG GTAGCGACATCCCGGGTCAGGCGTCGCTGGTGTTTGACGTGGTCCTGCTGGACCTGCACAACCCCAGCGACGGCATCGCCATCACCAACCGGCAAGTGCCCGAGCCGTGCCCCCGCAAGTCGGTGGAGGGAGACTTTGTGCGCTACCACTACAACGGAAGCCTCCTCGACGGCACCTTCTTCGACTCCAG CTACTCTCGTAACCGCACGTACGACACCTACGTGGGTCGCGGCTACGTGATCGCCGGCATGGACGAGGGTCTGCTCGACGTGTGCATGGGTGAGCGGCGCACCATCACCGTCCCGCCGCACCTGGCCTACGGCGAGGAGGGCACCGGCTCCAAGATCCCGGGCTCGGCCGTGCTGGTTTTCGACGTGCACATCGTCGACTTCCACAACCCGTCGGACGGCGCCGCCGTGACGGTCGCCAGCAAGCCGGACGCCTGCGACAAGCTGACCAAGAAGGGCGACTTTGTCAAGTATCACTACAATGCCACGCTCATGGACGGCAGCCCCGTCGACTCCAC GTACAACTACGGGAAGACGTACAACATCGTACTGGGCGCCAACCAGGTGGTGCCCGGGATGGAAGAGGGGCTGCTGGGAATGTGCGTGGGCGAGCGCAGGCACCTCATCGTC CCGCCACACCTCGGATACGGAGAACAAGGAGTCG TTGACGAGGTTCCGGGAAGTGCGGTTCTGGTGTTCGACGTTGAGTTGATAGAAATGGAGGACGGACTCCCCGAAGGCTACATGTTCATCTGGAACGAGGAGGTGGGCGGCGACCTCTTCACCGAGATGGACAAGGACAAGAACGAGCAGGTGGAACCTTCCGAG TTCAGCGACTACATCCTGCGGCAGGTGAATGAAGGCAAAGGCCGCCTGGCGCCCGGTTTTGACCCGCAGCGCATCATCGACAACATGTTCAACAACCAGGACCGCGACGGCGACGGCAAGATCACCGCCGCCGAGTTCAGGCTCAAAGCCGACGAAGCTGCCACGCATGACGAGCTATGA
- the crtap gene encoding cartilage-associated protein isoform X1, which yields MAASALRLLVALLGLARVLCQYEKYSFRSFPRHELMPLESAYKYALDQYSGEKWADAADYLEVSLRLYRLLRDSEAFCNLNCSSVRRRDESKFAEFPELRAFGNVLQRARCLKRCKQGLPAFRQAVPSRQTLDEFDRREPYRYLQYACFKTDRLAKAVSAAHTFLLKHPNDEMMQKNMAYYKSLPGAEEHIKDLETKSYETLFVRAVRAYNGENFRTSVSDMELALRDFFKVYDECLAASEGPRDVKDFKDFYPNIAGRCTVENRLRAFLPPSPTPVGVPILLSNNDHYTEVLERKVQCESDLTPVVGGFVVDKFVATMYHYLQFAYYKLKDLKNAVPCATSYLLFDPVDEVMNNNVVYYKFHKDKWELADEDFLPRPEAVRYYNQTSMQMEMLDFSRKHLACDDEGEVVEFIDEFLDYQHKP from the exons ATGGCCGCCTCCGCGCTGCGGCTTCTGGTGGCCCTCCTGGGCCTGGCTCGGGTCCTGTGCCAGTACGAGAAGTACAGCTTCCGCAGCTTCCCCCGGCACGAACTCATGCCGCTGGAGTCGGCCTACAAGTACGCGCTGGACCAGTACAGCGGGGAGAAATGGGCGGACGCGGCGGACTACTTGGAGGTGTCCCTGCGCCTCTACCGGCTGCTGCGGGACAGCGAGGCCTTCTGCAACCTCAACTGCAGCTCGGTGCGCCGGCGAGACGAGAGCAAGTTCGCCGAGTTCCCCGAGCTGCGGGCCTTCGGCAACGTGCTCCAGAGGGCCCGCTGTCTCAAGCGCTGCAAGCAGGGGCTGCCCGCCTTCAGGCAGGCCGTGCCCAGCCGCCAGACCCTGGACGAGTTCGACAGGAGGGAGCCCTACCGCTACCTGCAGTACGCCTGCTTTAAG ACCGACAGGTTGGCCAAGGCCGTGTCGGCCGCGCACACCTTCCTGCTCAAGCACCCCAACGACGAGATGATGCAGAAGAACATGGCCTACTACAAGAGCCTGCCGGGGGCCGAGGAGCACATCAAAGATCTGGAAACCAAATCCTATGAG actCTGTTTGTTCGCGCTGTGCGAGCGTACAACGGCGAGAACTTCCGCACGTCTGTGTCCGACATGGAGCTGGCCCTGCGAGACTTCTTCAAGGTCTACGACGAGTGCCTGGCCGCCTCCGAGGGCCCCCGAGACGTCAAGGACTTCAAGGACTTCTACCCCAACATAGCCGGTCGGTGCACTGTTGAAAATCGTCTCCGTGCTTTTCTTCCTCCGTCTCCTACACCtgtaggtgtcccaatacttttgtccaataACG ATCACTACACGGAGGTGCTGGAGAGAAAAGTGCAGTGTGAGAGCGACCTGACCCCCGTGGTGGGGGGCTTCGTGGTGGACAAGTTTGTGGCCACCATGTACCATtacctgcagtttgcctactacAAAC TGAAGGACCTGAAGAACGCGGTGCCGTGCGCCACCAGCTACTTGCTCTTCGACCCCGTCGACGAGGTGATGAACAACAACGTGGTCTACTACAAGTTCCACAAGGACAAGTGGGAGCTCGCCGACGAAGACTTCCTACCCCGGCCG GAGGCGGTGCGCTACTACAATCAGACCAGCATGCAGATGGAGATGTTGGACTTCTCCAGGAAGCATCTGGCCTGTGACGACGAG GGTGAAGTGGTGGAGTTCATAGATGAGTTTCTGGATTATCAACATAAACcctga
- the crtap gene encoding cartilage-associated protein isoform X2 gives MAASALRLLVALLGLARVLCQYEKYSFRSFPRHELMPLESAYKYALDQYSGEKWADAADYLEVSLRLYRLLRDSEAFCNLNCSSVRRRDESKFAEFPELRAFGNVLQRARCLKRCKQGLPAFRQAVPSRQTLDEFDRREPYRYLQYACFKTDRLAKAVSAAHTFLLKHPNDEMMQKNMAYYKSLPGAEEHIKDLETKSYETLFVRAVRAYNGENFRTSVSDMELALRDFFKVYDECLAASEGPRDVKDFKDFYPNIADHYTEVLERKVQCESDLTPVVGGFVVDKFVATMYHYLQFAYYKLKDLKNAVPCATSYLLFDPVDEVMNNNVVYYKFHKDKWELADEDFLPRPEAVRYYNQTSMQMEMLDFSRKHLACDDEGEVVEFIDEFLDYQHKP, from the exons ATGGCCGCCTCCGCGCTGCGGCTTCTGGTGGCCCTCCTGGGCCTGGCTCGGGTCCTGTGCCAGTACGAGAAGTACAGCTTCCGCAGCTTCCCCCGGCACGAACTCATGCCGCTGGAGTCGGCCTACAAGTACGCGCTGGACCAGTACAGCGGGGAGAAATGGGCGGACGCGGCGGACTACTTGGAGGTGTCCCTGCGCCTCTACCGGCTGCTGCGGGACAGCGAGGCCTTCTGCAACCTCAACTGCAGCTCGGTGCGCCGGCGAGACGAGAGCAAGTTCGCCGAGTTCCCCGAGCTGCGGGCCTTCGGCAACGTGCTCCAGAGGGCCCGCTGTCTCAAGCGCTGCAAGCAGGGGCTGCCCGCCTTCAGGCAGGCCGTGCCCAGCCGCCAGACCCTGGACGAGTTCGACAGGAGGGAGCCCTACCGCTACCTGCAGTACGCCTGCTTTAAG ACCGACAGGTTGGCCAAGGCCGTGTCGGCCGCGCACACCTTCCTGCTCAAGCACCCCAACGACGAGATGATGCAGAAGAACATGGCCTACTACAAGAGCCTGCCGGGGGCCGAGGAGCACATCAAAGATCTGGAAACCAAATCCTATGAG actCTGTTTGTTCGCGCTGTGCGAGCGTACAACGGCGAGAACTTCCGCACGTCTGTGTCCGACATGGAGCTGGCCCTGCGAGACTTCTTCAAGGTCTACGACGAGTGCCTGGCCGCCTCCGAGGGCCCCCGAGACGTCAAGGACTTCAAGGACTTCTACCCCAACATAGCCG ATCACTACACGGAGGTGCTGGAGAGAAAAGTGCAGTGTGAGAGCGACCTGACCCCCGTGGTGGGGGGCTTCGTGGTGGACAAGTTTGTGGCCACCATGTACCATtacctgcagtttgcctactacAAAC TGAAGGACCTGAAGAACGCGGTGCCGTGCGCCACCAGCTACTTGCTCTTCGACCCCGTCGACGAGGTGATGAACAACAACGTGGTCTACTACAAGTTCCACAAGGACAAGTGGGAGCTCGCCGACGAAGACTTCCTACCCCGGCCG GAGGCGGTGCGCTACTACAATCAGACCAGCATGCAGATGGAGATGTTGGACTTCTCCAGGAAGCATCTGGCCTGTGACGACGAG GGTGAAGTGGTGGAGTTCATAGATGAGTTTCTGGATTATCAACATAAACcctga
- the susd5 gene encoding sushi domain-containing protein 5, whose translation MLGLLGCFACLLAASVADADGRVFAVEVGNSSSSSRFRDAEWACASRRARLATASELRHAVVECFFSSCTRGWLHGGSVGTTVCNYVGGSLKAVDVRTENATGDAASLNGFCIKDKGVPCGDPPSFPNARLQGHGGVELGDELLYTCAPGYVMPNGHSAFSLLCDSCGEWYGLVQICVKDSTEAHVDYEDQFTYGEADHQSEDDRPAEDLHGTEPDPEEPMDQALQEISFEREKEEPDLDGQQEVEVDGEEAKERRSDEKRTAEDFAAHPSWKQEVTTASTDPPVSLLSQKHLFWFPSEAFQQQREQHPVSVDPVTQTTTQRSSGSRSEESLNDHERESLDHRDDGQVEQQIPVQHDGLDEQDRYEDHRDDHYDMGEHEEVRYGGRNDSSEERAVHEDSSDLQEHPGGSEEHPDQNDHDDHVHREHYDRDDEDRHDDHDDHRDHEHHDRDDHDRGEHDRDDHSDLVDQDNHEDHGSEDHNHETDDARRDGDNSHAEHDSHEDDNHQRVIFSEKSQNATRHDAGVATTTDETWLDGHPVAAHPNEVEEPVPDSSVPAAPETGAPDNPASSSSSDAVEYDTQQAVPTHSWLLDLTQHPFLDPAQDSDNLDGVTGERTLHNLPGETGERGVEAEGEMGGTVCVGENCPPPGPSRRGPTVAAIIAAVCVVAAAVMVTVWCYRRRQQKSSVYDINGKGQSNQHMEMQQKV comes from the exons ATGCTGGGCCTCCTTGGATGCtttgcgtgtcttttggcgGCTTCTGTTGCCGATGCAGATG GTCGAGTGTTTGCGGTGGAGGTCGGCAACTCGTCGTCCAGTTCTCGGTTCCGCGACGCGGAGTGGGCTTGCGCCTCCCGGCGGGCGCGCCTGGCGACGGCCTCGGAGCTGAGGCACGCCGTCGTGGAGTGCTTCTTCTCCTCGTGCACCCGCGGGTGGCTGCACGGCGGCTCCGTCGG GACCACCGTGTGCAACTACGTGGGCGGCTCGCTGAAAGCCGTGGACGTGAGGACGGAAAACGCCACGGGCGACGCCGCGAGCTTAAATGGATTCTGTATCAAAGACAAAG GCGTGCCATGCGGTGACCCCCCGTCCTTCCCCAACGCCCGCCTTCAGGGCCACGGTGGCGTCGAACTGGGCGACGAGCTCCTATACACGTGCGCGCCGGGCTACGTCATGCCCAACGGCCACAGCGCCTTCAGCTTGCTGTGCGACAGCTGCGGCGAGTGGTACGGACTGGTTCAGATTTGCGTCAaag ACTCAACAGAGGCGCACGTGGACTACGAGGACCAGTTCACGTACGGCGAGGCGGACCACCAGAGCGAGGACGACAGGCCTGCGGAGGATCTCCACGGAACCGAGCCTGACCCGGAGGAACCCATGGACCAGGCGCTGCAAGAAATCAGCTTCGAAAGAGAAAAAGAGGAGCCGGATCTGGACGGTCAGCAGGAGGTGGAAGTAGATGGCGAGGAGGCTAAAGAAAGGAGAAGTGACGAGAAACGGACCGCGGAGGACTTTGCCGCGCATCCGAGTTGGAAACAGGAGGTGACGACGGCGTCCACGGACCCGCCCGTCTCCCTCCTGTCCCAGAAACACCTCTTCTGGTTCCCCTCGGAAGCCTTCCAGCAGCAGCGGGAGCAGCACCCGGTCTCCGTGGACCCCGTTACCCAGACCACCACTCAGCGGTCCTCCGGCAGCCGGTCCGAGGAGAGCCTCAACGACCACGAGCGAGAGAGTCTCGATCACCGCGATGACGGTCAAGTGGAACAACAAATTCCAGTTCAGCACGACGGTCTGGATGAGCAAGACCGCTACGAAGACCACCGTGATGATCACTACGACATGGGCGAGCACGAAGAGGTTCGCTACGGCGGTCGCAATGATAGCTCCGAGGAACGTGCTGTCCACGAGGACAGCAGCGATCTTCAGGAGCATCCGGGTGGTTCCGAGGAGCACCCGGACCAAAATGACCACGACGACCACGTTCATCGGGAACATTATGACCGTGATGATGAAGACCGCCACGACGATCACGACGATCACCGTGACCACGAACACCATGACCGTGATGATCACGACCGTGGCGAACATGACCGTGATGATCACTCTGACCTTGTTGACCAAGATAATCACGAGGACCACGGCAGCGAAGACCATAACCACGAAACCGACGACGCAAGGCGAGATGGCGACAACAGCCATGCCGAACACGATAGCCACGAAGACGACAATCATCAGCGCGTCATATTTTCCGAAAAGAGCCAGAATGCGACCCGGCACGATGCGGGAGTAGCGACCACCACAGACGAGACCTGGCTGGACGGACACCCGGTGGCCGCCCACCCCAACGAGGTGGAAGAACCCGTCCCCGACAGCAGCGTCCCAGCAGCACCTGAAACCGGAGCCCCGGACAACCCCgcgtcctcctcgtcctcggATGCCGTGGAGTACGACACCCAGCAGGCGGTCCCCACCCACTCGTGGCTCCTGGACCTCACCCAGCACCCTTTCCTGGACCCGGCGCAGGACAGCGACAACCTTGACGGGGTGACGGGGGAGCGCACCTTGCACAACTTGCCTGGTGAGACTGGCGAGAGGGGGGTTGAGGCGGAGGGAGAGATGGGCGGGACCGTATGCGTCGGCGAGAACTGCCCGCCACCCGGCCCCTCGCGCCGGGGCCCCACCGTGGCAGCCATCATCGCGGCGGTGTGCGTGGTGGCGGCGGCTGTCATGGTGACGGTGTGGTGCTACCGGCGGCGGCAGCAGAAGAGCTCCGTGTACGACATCAACGGGAAGGGACAAAGCAACCAGCACATGGAGATGCAGCAGAAAGTTTAA